The Hymenobacter sp. DG25A nucleotide sequence ATGCGGGAGCTGATCAGCACCGTGCTGTCGCACCGCACCACCCACGCCGATGAAGAGTTGGCCTACGACCGGATGCTGGAAGCCTTCGGCGACTGGGCCGGCGTGCTGGCGGCCCCCACCGCGGAGCTGGCCCACGCCATCCGGACCACCCGCTGGCCCGATACGCAGGCCCCGCGCATTCAGGAAATTCTGCGCCGCATCCAGGCGGAGCAGGGAGATTTCACGTTGGATTTCCTGGCCGACTGGCCGGTGGAGAAAGGTATGGAGTGGCTGACCGCCATGCCGGGCATCGGCTGGAAAACGGCTTCCCTGGTGCTGCTGTTTAACTTTCAGAAGCCCGTGCTGCCCGTGGATACGCACGTGCACCGCGTAGCCCAGCGCGTGGGCATGATTGGCCCCAAGGCATCGGTGGAAAAGGCGCACAAGCTGCTGTTAGATCAATTGCCCAAAGACCCGGTGGTGCTCCTCAATTTTCATAAGCACAATTACTGGCATGGGCAGCGTATATGCTTCTTTACCCGCCCGGACTGTGCTAAATGCCCATTGAAAGGCTTCTGCAACTATTATCTGGAGCACTTTGGGCCGGCCACCGCGGAGGCCATAGCCGCTACGCCGGCTAAATGGGACCGAGCTTGGGGCGAGCTGCCGCATTAAGCCAGCGGTAACTTTGCCAGTACTTACCTTTACTGCCTATGCGTCTTGTTCGACATCCGGTTTTGTGCAATTACTACGTCACGTATCGGTGCAATGCGCGCTGTTCTTTCTGTGATATCTGGGAGAAGCCTTCACCCTATATTCAGCTGGCGGATGTAGAGCAGAACCTGCGTGATTTAAAGAAGCTGGGCGTTTCGGTGGTTGATTTTACCGGGGGAGAGCCGCTTCTGCACCGCCAGATACACGAGTTTGTGGGCCTGGCGCATGATATGGGCTTTATCACCACGCTTACCACCAACTGCCTGCTGTACCCCAAGTACGCCGAGCGGCTGCGCGGGAAAGTAGACATGCTGCATTTCTCCCTGGATTCATCTGAAAAGGAAGTGCACGACCTCGGCCGGGGCGTAGCCTGCTACGATTTTGTGCTGGAAAGCATTAAGCTGGCGCTGGAGCTGGGCGAGCGGCCGGATATCCTGTTCACCGTGTTTCGGGAAAACCTGGATCAGCTGGAAGCCGTGTACCGCGACATTGCCCAGCCCAATAAGCTGGTGCTGATACTGAACCCCGCCTTTGAGTACAACACAGTAGAAACCGGCGAGCAACTGACCCCCGCCGAGCTGGATTACCTCTCCGCTTTTGGCAAGCGCAAAGGCGTGTATCTGAACGAGGCCTTTATTGCGCTGCGCCGCGACGGCGGCAACCACGTAGCCACGCCCGTATGCCGCGCCGCCAGCACTACGCTGGTTATCTCACCCAGCAATGAGCTGGTGCTGCCCTGCTACCACCTGGGCGAGCAGAAATTTCCCATTAACGGGCAGCTTTTCTCCCTGTATCAGTCGCCGGAGGTGCAGGGGCTGGCCGCGCTGGAGGGCCGCCTGCCGCAGTGCGAGGGCTGCACCATTAACTGCTACATGCAGCCCAGCTTTGCCGTGGAAACCAGTAAGTACTTCTGGCAGGCGCTGCCCAGCACCCTCAAATACAACTGGGAAAAAGGTACCTGGAAGCGGATGCTGGCCCGTTAAAATCCCCCGGGCGGCTCCCGGCATTGGACAGCCGCCTGAAGTCACCTGGGGGATTCTTACGCTTTGGGATACTACCGGCTAGAACGCCATTTTCTTATTGGTCTGAAAAGCCTGCACCACGGCTGCAGTATCGGTAAATACCTGGAGCCGGCTTACTTTTTCACCCTGTAGCTCGAATACGTGGGCCCATTCTTCCTCAATAATCTGCCCGTTGGATCGTATCTGTCCTTTGGAGTAGCCAAGAGCCACTACTTTATTGCCCTGGGCTATCAACTCCTGCGCCTCAAACCGCTCGTACTGAACGGCCTGGTGCAGTTTGGTGAAAAACGTAGTAACCTGCTCCTGCCCGCGATAAACGCCGGCATAGGGAATAACATCGGGAGTGCCCGGAATAATAATTTCGATGTCGTCCGTAAAGAGTCTCAGCAAGTTTGGGATATCCCCTTTGTTAAAGAGAGAATAGCCCTCCTGCACTGCCTGGATGTTTTGTTGCTCATTCATAGCTCCGCTGATAAAAGATAACAGGGTTGCCGTTGCCGCCGTCTTCTACCGCAACCCCATCAGTAGGTCAGACGGATAAGGTGTTGTCTCATACCTTGTTAATAAGTTAACCAATCTTAAACCTGAATCCAATGCCTGCTCTCATCCTGCCCGTACGGGGCATTTCGCCTCAACTGGGCCCCAATTGCTTTGTGGCCGACAATGCCACCATTGTAGGCGACGTAACGCTGGGCGCCGAATGCACCGTGTGGTTTAACGCCGTTATCCGCGGCGACGTCAACCAGATCCGCATCGGGGATAAAACCAATATTCAGGATGGGGCCGTGCTGCACTGCACTTATCAGAAGGCGGCTACCACCGTGGGGGCCCGCGTAAGCATTGGCCACAAAGCCATTGTGCATGGCTGCACCGTGGAAGATGATGTGCTGATTGGCATGGGCGCCATTGTGATGGACCATGCCTTGGTAGGGCAGGGCTGCATTATTGCGGCCGGAGCCGTGGTGCTGGAAAACACTCAGTGTGAGCCGGGCTACCTATATGCGGGCATACCAGCCCGCAAAATCAAGCCCGTCACGGAAGAGCAGCGCGCTAACATGCTGCGCACGGCGGATAATTATGTGATGTATGCGGGTTGGTTTTCGAAAGAGCAGGCCTAGAAATAATTCTTCGGCAGGATAGAAGTTTCCTTAATTTGTGCCGCTTTTGCTGGGCGTATAAAGCCAGCGGGCACTATTATCCTTCTCTTTCCTATTTCTGTATGAAGAAAAATTACTCCTTTCTAACAGCCACTCTGGCTGCCACTTTATTGCTGGGAAGCTGTAACCGCGCAGAATATGCGTTTCGTTCTAATTCACCAGCCTACACGCCTATAACTGAATCAGCGGCGGCACCGGTTATAGCAACTGATGCAATTACTGCGCAGGCGGGTTCTGCCGTAGCTGCGCCAATCCGGGTTATAACTCCAGCCCAAAACGCAGCCAGTGCATTAGCCGGCACCCGGGCAGGACAGCCTGCTTCTGTACCCATGCAGATGGAGGAAAGTACGGCTCCGGAAGCGGTGGATGCGGTAGTGAAAAAGGAAAGCGCCAAGGCGGCGCAACCGGTTAAGCGTCGCAAAACCAAGTCCAGCAAAACCGTCTGGATCATTATCGGTATTGGTGTAGCCTTGGCGTTGGTCCGTGTGCTTATAGCCTCCAATAAATCGGAATAGCACTTCGTTTATTCAGGCTTGCCCTAAAAAAAAGCCCTCTAAGGAGGGCTTTTTTTGTGCTTCACAAGTAAAGTAAATGCCTTACAAGGCAGGTAGATTCTCCTCGTTAAAAGTAATGGTTTGCTCCTGGCTGGGGGTTACGCGCAGCTGCACCAGCTCCACGGAGCGCTTGGAGCGCTGCAGCACCCGGAACTCGTAGGGGTCGAGCACGGCCACGTCGCCTACTTCCGGGATGTTGCCGTAAATCATGTTCAGCAAGCCGCCTACGGTTTCGTAGTCTTCGCCTTCGGGCAGGGGGTAGGGGAGGAATTCGTTGGCGTCGGGAATGGCGGTGGAGGTATGCACCCGGTATTCCGTCTCGGAAACCTTTTCTACCACGGGCACCTCATTATCATACTCATCCTGGATTTCGCCTACCAGCTCTTCCATAATGTCCTCGATGGTGACAATGCCGGAAACGCCGCCAAACTCATCCGAGACAATGGCAATATGCATGTGCTTGCGCTGGAACTGGCGCAGCAGCCGGTTGATTTTCTTTGTTTCGGGCACAAAGTAGGCCGGCCGCATAATGCGCGAAAGCTCAATGTGCTCCTTAAGGCGAACAATATTGAGCAGGTCTTTCACATACAGAATGCCCACAATATTATCAATGGAGCCTTCGTAGACCGGCACCCGCGAATAGCCTTCGTTCTGTACCAGTTCAAAGATTTTATCCTCCGGCGAGTTCACATCGATGGCCACAATCTTGGTGCGGGGCACCATGATCTGCTTCACCATCCGGTCGTTGAACTCAAAGACATTTTCAATGAGCTCGTGCTCAGAGTCCTGAATTTCGCCGCTTTGCTTGCTTTGGTCCAGCAGAATGCGGATTTCCTCGGTGGTGTGGGCGGCCTCGCCGTGCAGGGCTTTCACCCCAAACAAGCCCAGCGTGAGGTTGCTGAGGCGGTCGAGCAGCCAGATGAAAGGCCGGAATACAAAATAGAAAATCTTGAGGGGCCAGGCCACCACCATGCTCACTGTTTCGGAGCGCTGCAGGGCCATTACTTTGGGCGCCTGCTCACCAATTACAATGTGCAGCGTGGTAATGAAAGCGAAAGACAGTGCCAGCGAAACCCGGTGCAGCCACTCCGGGGAGATGCTGATATTTACGGCCGTGAGGGCACCGGTTACTACTTTCTCGGCTACGCTTTCCCCAATCCAACCCAGCAACAGCGAGGCCAGCGTGATACCCAGCTGACAAGCTGAGAGGTAAGCGTTGAGGTTTTGCAGAATACCCTGGGTGATGCGCGCCAGGTTGTCGCCAGTCTGGGCGCGCAGGTCAATTTGCGAGGCCCGGACTTTCACCAAAGCAAACTCGGCGGCCACGAAAAAACCATTCAGCAATACAAGCAGAAGGGTAAGCAGTATCTGTAAAACCATAGTTGCGGAGTGGGGCTCACGCGGCCCGTTACTCCTAAGTAGTGCAAAAGTACGAGAATCCGGGCAAGCGGTTGGCTTTTCCCTTACCGGCAGGATATTGTACGTGCTGGCCGGGCGCCTTCCTGCCGGCATCTCTTCGGCAGTTTGTGTGTTGTGTTAAGATATTTGTGCTACTTCCTCCCGTTCTTTGTTTGGTGCTGAGCCGCTGTTCCGCTACTATCCTGACTTGATTTTCCTATGTCTGTTGCTTCCCGAAAACTGCTTCTGCCGCTGCTGCTCCTGGCCTTACTGGTCCAGAGTGCGGTAGCCCAGGTGCTCACGCCTACCAAGCTCTCCACCACCCTCAGTCAGCCCGCCGCCAAAGTGGGGGAGGAGCTGGACCTGATTGTGAATGCCCGCATGCAGGATAC carries:
- a CDS encoding hemolysin family protein — protein: MVLQILLTLLLVLLNGFFVAAEFALVKVRASQIDLRAQTGDNLARITQGILQNLNAYLSACQLGITLASLLLGWIGESVAEKVVTGALTAVNISISPEWLHRVSLALSFAFITTLHIVIGEQAPKVMALQRSETVSMVVAWPLKIFYFVFRPFIWLLDRLSNLTLGLFGVKALHGEAAHTTEEIRILLDQSKQSGEIQDSEHELIENVFEFNDRMVKQIMVPRTKIVAIDVNSPEDKIFELVQNEGYSRVPVYEGSIDNIVGILYVKDLLNIVRLKEHIELSRIMRPAYFVPETKKINRLLRQFQRKHMHIAIVSDEFGGVSGIVTIEDIMEELVGEIQDEYDNEVPVVEKVSETEYRVHTSTAIPDANEFLPYPLPEGEDYETVGGLLNMIYGNIPEVGDVAVLDPYEFRVLQRSKRSVELVQLRVTPSQEQTITFNEENLPAL
- a CDS encoding nuclear transport factor 2 family protein → MNEQQNIQAVQEGYSLFNKGDIPNLLRLFTDDIEIIIPGTPDVIPYAGVYRGQEQVTTFFTKLHQAVQYERFEAQELIAQGNKVVALGYSKGQIRSNGQIIEEEWAHVFELQGEKVSRLQVFTDTAAVVQAFQTNKKMAF
- a CDS encoding radical SAM protein yields the protein MRLVRHPVLCNYYVTYRCNARCSFCDIWEKPSPYIQLADVEQNLRDLKKLGVSVVDFTGGEPLLHRQIHEFVGLAHDMGFITTLTTNCLLYPKYAERLRGKVDMLHFSLDSSEKEVHDLGRGVACYDFVLESIKLALELGERPDILFTVFRENLDQLEAVYRDIAQPNKLVLILNPAFEYNTVETGEQLTPAELDYLSAFGKRKGVYLNEAFIALRRDGGNHVATPVCRAASTTLVISPSNELVLPCYHLGEQKFPINGQLFSLYQSPEVQGLAALEGRLPQCEGCTINCYMQPSFAVETSKYFWQALPSTLKYNWEKGTWKRMLAR
- a CDS encoding gamma carbonic anhydrase family protein, translated to MPALILPVRGISPQLGPNCFVADNATIVGDVTLGAECTVWFNAVIRGDVNQIRIGDKTNIQDGAVLHCTYQKAATTVGARVSIGHKAIVHGCTVEDDVLIGMGAIVMDHALVGQGCIIAAGAVVLENTQCEPGYLYAGIPARKIKPVTEEQRANMLRTADNYVMYAGWFSKEQA
- a CDS encoding endonuclease III domain-containing protein, which produces MPTSTTAVTYTSPPEQKTWQDHLVLDAFYGPLSTVPRRTPMRELISTVLSHRTTHADEELAYDRMLEAFGDWAGVLAAPTAELAHAIRTTRWPDTQAPRIQEILRRIQAEQGDFTLDFLADWPVEKGMEWLTAMPGIGWKTASLVLLFNFQKPVLPVDTHVHRVAQRVGMIGPKASVEKAHKLLLDQLPKDPVVLLNFHKHNYWHGQRICFFTRPDCAKCPLKGFCNYYLEHFGPATAEAIAATPAKWDRAWGELPH